The DNA region TTTTCAAGGTGTACTCACCTTTAAGGTGGGGTACACCTGACATCATTAAAAAATAGCTTGATTTTTTTCTTTAATTGTGTTAAAATTAAAGATAAAATAATTTGCCTACTTTCAGGGGAATTGGGGTTGCTGTGTATTTAGAGAAATTAAAATTATTTGGGTTCAAGTCTTTTGCTAACAAAACGGAATTAAAGTTTTTGCCGGGAATCACCGCCATCGTGGGGCCTAACGGCTGCGGGAAAAGTAACATCGTGGACGCGCTTCGCTGGGTGCTCGGCGAGCAAAAAGCCGGCGCTTTGCGCAGCGACCGCATGGAGAGCGTTATTTTCAACGGCTCCAAATCCATGAAACCGCTGGGGATGGCTGAGGTTTCGCTCGTCATTCAGAACACCAACGGCGCCCTTCCTGTGGAATATTCCGAAGTTGTCATTACTCGCCGTCTCTTTCGATCCGGAGAGAGCCAGTATCTTTTGAACAATAATACTTGTCGGCTCAAAGATATCAACGATCTGCTCATGGACACGGGCCTGGCTCCGGACGCCTACTCGGTCATCGAATTGAAAATGATCGAGCAAATTTTAAGCGGAAAGCCAGAAGATAGGCGAAGAATTTTTGAGGAAGCCGTGGGGATTACTAAATACAAGCAGCGGCGAAAATTGACGTTCCGAAAATTGGACGCTACGGAACAGGATTTATTGCGTGTCGCCGATATCATCGGCGAAGTGCGCAGCAAAGTGAATTCCCTCCATCGCCAGGTTCGTCGCGCGCAGCGTTATCTGGATTTGTCAAAAAATTTGAAAGAATCGGAAATTCGACTGGCGACGCACCATTTCAGTAAAATACTAACGGAATTGGAACCGCTCAATCAGAAATATGAAGAAACGAAACGCAGCCGCGAGAGCCTGACGGCGCAAATATCGTTCAAAGAAGCGGAGTTTGAGGCGGTGCAAACCGAACTCATCGACCTTGAGCAAAAGCTGCGCGATGAACAGGGACGTTTAAATGAGAAGAAAAACGATATTCAAAAAAAGGAAGAAGAAATTCTCCTTGATCGCGAGCGGCTGAAATCTCTGGCGGAAAACAAAATTCGCCTGGAAAAAGAGATTGAAGAACTCAGGCAAAGGATAAAAATCCGTCGCGAACAACTTGCCGAAACCAGTGACCGCCGCAGCACTACGGTTTCCGAGTTGAAAGATTTGCAGGAAAATTATGAAGAAGAAAAGAAAAAGCTGGATGAGCTTGACGCAGAATTAGCAGCAAAAAGACAGACCATTCGCGAAGCGGAGCGGGAATCGCTGTCCATCATGCAACTCATCGCGGAAAAGGAACGCTCTCTGGAGCGGCTGCGCGCTCAATTAGACGGTCAGGATGAACGAATCGAATCTATTGAAAAAGAGAAGGTAGCGCTGCAGAAAAAAATCACTGCCGACGAAGCCGCTCGAATAGAGATAAAAAATAAATTGGAGAAAAAGATTTCCGAATCGGAACTGCTCAGCGACGAGCAAACCGAGCTGGAATTGCACGCGGAGAAATTGCAATCGGAAATCGGCGAATTGAAAGATTCGATTTTGAGGACAAACAATCAAATCGAATCGGTACGACAGAAGTCGGTTTTTTTGAAAGACTTGCTGGAAAATTACGCCGACTATCCCGAGGGCGTCAGGTACCTGATGACGGAAAGGGGGAACCAAAATAAATTCATCGGGGCGCTGGCGGATAAATTGCAGGTGAAGGAAGAATTTCGTCGGGCGATTGAGGCGGCTCTGGGCGAGGCGAGCACTTTTCTCGTGGTCTCTGATAGCGAAACAGCGTATCTGGGCATCAAAGATTTGGCGGAGACGCGAAAAGGAATGGTTACCTTTTTGCCCGTCGACAAAATTCAACCTTTGCAAAGCGACGCAAAGGTGAAAGATATTCCCGGGCTGGTCGGTAGAGCGGATGAATTGGCGCAGTCCGATGAGAAACTCCGTCCCGCAGTAAAAAGTTTGTTGGGTTTGTACCTTGTTTTTCGCGATCTGGCGTCCGCCAAAAAAGCGCGCGATCGGGCTGATTTGAAGCTGTTTCATTTTGTCACTCTGGACGGAGAGAATTTGTACACTTGGGGCGGAATCCGCGGCGGCAAAAAAGGGAGCGAGTCCGAAAGCATTGTCGGGAGGCAAGCGCAGTTGCAGCAGTTGCAGCAACGGGAGCAGGAGTTGTACAATGAGCTGGATAAAGCGGCAAAATCGCTGCGGCAAAAAGAACAGGAATATGAAGCTGCGGCGCAGCGGGTCTCGTCGCTGCTCAAAACGACGAAAAATGTGCAGGAGGAGATTCGTCAGATTCAAATCGAACTTTCTCAGACCGATTATCGCATTCAGCAGGCAAAACTCAATTTGCAGCGTTTCGACGGCGAAATTCAGTCCATTCAGCAAAATCAGCAGACTTTGGCTCTGCAAGTGCAGGAAATTGAGCCGGAGCTGGCGGCAGTGGCGGAAACGCATCAGACCGCAAAAAACAAGATTGATGTTCATGTGAAAGATTTGCAGGAAGTCGAACAGCAGCGCAACAAGCAGTCGGAAAAAGTGAATCGCTTGAACATCTCCATCGTTGAGATTGCCGGAAATGAAAAAAACTTACTGCAAACAGCAGAACAGACGGAGCGGTTGATTCGGGAGCACGATCGGGCGATAGGCGATCGTGAGCAGGAATTAGTAAAAAATAAAGACACGAAAGAAGAATTAGACGCGCGTATCGAAGAATTGAGCGAATCGCTTTCGGGAGATTATGCCGCAAAGGAGGAAATTGAAAAACGCGCCTCGCGATTGGAGTCAGAAGCGCAGACTCTGCGCGAAAAAATAGACGCTAAAAGTAAAGAAGCGCGCGAACTGCGGTCACAACGGGAAAAAATATCCGATGAAATTCATCAATTGGAATTGCGCATTTCCGAACTGAGAATCCGCGGTGATAATCTGTATCGGCAAATCCTTGAAGAGTACGATCACGAGTTAAAGCAAGAAGCGATTGATGAAAACTATGACGCAGAAGTTGACGAAAAGGAAATTGACGCCGTCAAGCAGAAAATAAAAAATTTGGGCCCGGTAAATATGCTGGCGCTCAACGAATATGAGAAAGAGAAAGAGCGTTTGGATTTTCTGGAAAAGCAACAGGAAGATTTAATCTCCGCTGAACAAAACTTAAAAGAGACGATCGAGCATATCAACAAATCTGCGCAGGACAAATTTGACGCCATCTTCAATGATATTCGCGAAAATTTTATCACTGTTTTTAAACAATTTTTTCCTGAAGGGCAGGCTGATCTGGTGATTGAACAGGACGGCGATCCGCTGGATGCAAACATTGAAATTGTCGCCAATCCCAAAGGCAAAAAAATGGAATCTTTGACTCTTCTGTCTCAGGGAGAGAAAGCGATGACGGCGATTTCTCTGTTATTTGGAATTTATCTGGTGAAGCCGAGTCCCATTTGTATTCTCGACGAAGTGGATGCTCCGCTGGACGACAATAATGTGAATCGATTTTTGAAGACGTTGGATGACTTTTCTGATCATACGCAATTTCTCGTGGTGACGCATAACAAGATGACCATGAAAGCGGCGAACAGCTTGTACGGCGTCACGATGGAGGAAAGCGGCATCTCGAAAATTGTATCTGTAAAATTGGAATAGATTTAGCGTGGAGACATTAATGAAAAAGAATCGCCTTTTTTATTTGGTTGCTACTTTGCTACTCTTTTTAAGCACGATCCCGCTTCTGGCGCAGCAGGACACGCTTTCTTTTATTACTGAAGACCAGTTTCATTTCAGTTATGATTTTTGTTTTTTTCGCTCTCAGCATAATTACGTGCTGATGGAATTGTATTATTCAATCTTACGAAAAAATCTGGAATTTGTACCTGATAGCGTGGGGTGGCGCGCCGATTTTGTCTGTGTGGCAGAAATCTGGAAAGACGACTCGCTGATGCTGCAAACGCCCTGGCCTAATGTAGATCTGATCGATAGCGTCGCTGAAATCAAGCCTGGTCAGCGATTGTACGGCGTCGGCTATTTCGCGCTGATGCCGGACGATTATGTGCTGAAAGTCTTCATGCAAGACAGGAACTCAGGATTTAAGCGCAGCTATCAGCAACAAGTGCACGTAGATTCCTTTTCCGTAAATCATCTGGCAATGAGCGACATCCAACTTGCCAGCCAGATTCAACGAACAGACAGAAAAAATAGATTCTCTAAGAATGGCTTCACTGTTATTCCTAATTCGGATCGGTTTTACGGAAGCGGATTACCTATGCTCATGTTTTATTCTGAGATTTACAATCTCAAAAATGTCGATGAACCGGATACGTCAAAATATGCCGTAAAATATTGCATTCTCGACAGCGACGGCCAGTTAGTCAGAGAATTTCCCGAAAAAATTCGCCGCAAACCGGGCAATACCGCCGTTGAAGTGAGCGGTATGAACATCATTTCATTTCCGTCTGGAACCTATTTCTTTGAATTGAAAGTGAGAGATTTGTTTAACAAGTCGGAAGTTTCACGCAAAAGCAAATTTTTTATCTTCCGCAAGGGCGATTTAGCGGCGTCAGATAGCGCCGTTAATGCCAGAGCAAGAAAGAAATTTGAGGCCGCTTATGCACGAGTCTATCAAGAGATGACGGAAGAACAGATTAATGAGGAGTTCGGCGCTGCCGCCTACATCGCCTCCGGAGAAGAAAAAAAGATATTCAAAAAATTAGACAGCAAAGGCAAGCAATCTTTTATGGTTGAATTCTGGAAAAAAAGGGACCAAACTCCGGAGACCGCAAAAAATGAATTTCGCGACCACTACTTAAAATTAGTGAACACGGCAAATCAAAAATTTCGCGAAATGAAACACGGCTGGCGAACCGACCGCGGCAGAATCCTGTTGTTGTACGGCGTACCTGACGAAATTGAGCGTTTTCCGTATTCCGCGGAAAACAAGCCCTACGTCATTTGGAAATATTTCTCCATTCAGGGCGGCGTGATTTTTGTGTTTGTCGATAAGCGGGAATTGGGGCGCTACGAATTGGTGCATTCCACGGCACGCGGAGAATTGAACGATCCTGACTGGCAGCGTTGGATCAGACCGACGAATTGATAGTTTAAAAAATTTTTTGTTTCCTTTGCTTCATGAATTCAGCGCTTCATCTTCATGTCGAAAGCTTGAATATCTGGGTGTGGCTCTTTGCTCATAAGAGGCATACCCTATTTTTTTCTGTAGCTTCACGAATTTACGCCTTCAAATTATTTTCATAATCATTTTTCAAGTTCGCAAATGAGAGATAAAGTCGTTTTAGTTTATCGCTTTGTTGATTTGCTCTTTAGTTAAAATTCGGAATTTCCACTTTTTGTTCAGAACCGATGGTTAGCGAAGCTGGAAGCGAAAATGATCTGAAAAAGCGGGATTGTCATAATTTTTCTTGACAATTAATTTAGAAATCGCTATATTTAACCTCATAATTTGTGACATACTACTATAAAATAACTAAGTAATTTATGATGGATATTAATCAAATTATTAATTTGCAACTTTATCCGCGGGATCTGTCCTCTGAAATTGCAGAGTGGATGGGAACAGATCATATTCTCTTAATTACCGGAAGTCGGCAGGTTGGAAAAACCAGCTTGCTGTATTTGTTGATTCAAATGCTTGTTAAAAAAGGAGTTCAAAAAGAGCGAATTTACTATTTTGATCTCGAAGATTTCAGCTTGTTAGAAACTTTTAATGAAGGGCGTTTGAGTTTCGAAAGATATTTGCGGGCATTAGGTGAAAATTTTGAACGTCGCATTTACGTTTTTATAGATGAAATTCAGTACATGAGCAATCCAACTAACTTTTTAAAATTGGTTCACGATCGCTACAAAAACATTAAAATTATCTGTTCCGGTTCATCCACATTAGATATTCAGCGGAAATTTAAGGATTCTCTTGTCGGAAGAAAATTGGTATTTGAACTTTTTCCGCTTTCATTTACTGAATTTCTGTCTTTTAAACAACAAAACAAATTACTCAATATTTTAAGGGAGTACAAGATAACTGATTGGAGCGCTGCCCAAAAATTGCCTGACATCCTACCGATTTTCAAACAAGAATTAGTTTATTTTTTCGATGAGTATAATCGATTCGGCGGTTACCCGGCGGGTGTATTAGAGGAAGATTATAATCGAAAGATTGTTTTAATCAATGAGATTTATCAGTCGTACGTACGCAAGGATATAAAACAACTTTTTGCAATTGAGAACTTGCCAGCATTCAATAAGTTAATAAAATTAATCGGTTTTCAAATTGGTCAGTTGATAAACGTAAAGGAATTAGCGGCAAGCGCTTCGGCTGGTTGGAGAACGATGGAGAAATATCTTTTTATCCTTGAAAACACTTTTATAATCAAATTAGTGCCCCCATTTTTTGCAAATAAGCGAAAAGAAATAGTCAAAATGCCAAAAGTATTTTTTCACGATAATGGGTTGCGCAATCAAATTGTAAAAAATTTAAATCCTCTTGAAAGTCGAGCAGATGCGGGGCAACTTGTGGAAAATTTTATTTTCCAACAATTGTACAGAAAATTAAGAGTAACGGATGACTTAAAATTTTGGCGCACATTAAGTAAAAATGAAGTTGATTTTGTAATTGAATCAGATGAAATTGTTCCTATTAAAGTAAAATATAGAACTTTTCATTCCCCTATGGCGCCAAAAGGAATGCAAACTTTTATCCAAAAGTACAACAGCAAAAAAGCATTTGTTATAACCAAAAATTACATTGGTGAGAGCACAAAGCAGGGCTGCCGAATTATATTTTTGCCGGCTTACTTATTCGTCTAACAACAGTGAAGACATCCCCTTGTTCCTATTTTTTAAATCATAGCTACTGATTTTCACGATAATCTGATTTTGTAAATTTAACCGACCAAAGCATTTAAATTAAAAGTGAAAAAATATTCTGTATAACATCAAATTCGCTTTCCAATCTGCAAATTATTAGCTTCGTTTTATGTAGAATAAAAAGGAGCCCGCCATGAAATTACATAAATTTTATTCATTTCTTATTTTTCTTTTCATCTTTTTTAACATTAGTTCCGTTGGATTCCCTCAGACAAGAGTGAAGCTCCCGCTTGACGAGGAAGCGCGGAAAATCGTCAATATCGAACAAGTTACTGGGATGAATTCTAACTTAAAATTGAAAGTTACCTTGCAAAATTTAACTGGGCAGAAGGTAGAATTACTTGTGCCGGTTGGGATGGTGATTCTTTCAAAATCAGAATCAGCTCAGAATATGTTAATCGTACACGATCAAATTTTCGAGATCAATGCTTTAGAAAAAGCCAAATTTGAATTAAACACCGTTTGTCTGGAAGCCTGGAAAAACCCGCCGGATTCCGCTGCTGAGGAAGGGATGTTTTTCTTCAAAAAAACTGAAAACCAAGAAATCTCTCAGCTCGTTCACACCGTTGCAAAATTAGAGAACGCCATTTCCGCGTCCGTACTTTTTTATCAGGAGGGGCAAATTCAATTCGGAGATATGGACAGCTATGAACTGCTGGAATTGGCGCAGCATTGCAACTATTCCCGGCTTGACAGCACTCATTTTCGTGCGAAAATAAACGAACAAATCATCCAGTGCGCCCTGTGGCAGTTGACCGATAAAATTTCTTTTGATGATTTTGAAAAAATTCTCAAACCAAAACCAGACGAAGAAAAAAGAGAATTGCGCGACATTGCTGAAATGGCGCAGATTGTGCTCGCTTACGGCGGTCTGGAGCCGACGATTGTGCTCAGGAGATTATTGCCTCTGAAAATAAAAGAATGAAAATTTATTCGCCTTGCTCTATTTGATTAAAATTTAGCCTTGCGACAATTAGAACCACACTTTTAGCGTTGTTATTCGATGGGCAGGGATTTTAAATTCAATTTTGTTGCTAAAAAATGAAATCGGCTCTCCATCTTCTTCTAAAATATTTGAAAAAACTGCTTTTTGAACCTTGCTCGGAAGGGATATTGTCACATCAGATTCCGCTCCTTTGAATTCAAAAACCCGCAAAATCCAGCATTTTTGTCCGTTTTGATTTTTGGTTTCTGAAAACGTTTTTTCCGGCTCCGCCATTTTAATTGAGTGGAGAATTACATTGTCCGCAGAAACTGAAACCAGTGATTTTGTTTTCGGCAGAGCGCCTTTGTGAGCAGGCACGAACTGTGCGAGGAGCGGATAATTGAATTCATAACTTCGGCGCATTGTACCGCTGTCTTTCCAATCTCCGGAGTGCGGGAAAATCGAGTAATCGATGACGTGCTTGCCCATGTCCGCCATGGGATCCGGCCATTTCGGCGAGCGCAACAGACTCAGCCGCATGACAGTGCCATGAATGTCGCCGCCGTACTTGGAGCGATTAAGCAGACTGACGCCGAATTTTTTGCTGGCATCGGTGAGGTCAGACCATTTGTGCTGGCTGACTTCGAAGCGCGCTTTTTCCCAGTTGTTTTTCATCGTCGTGGGCCGGTAAATTGAGCCGAAAGGAATTTCAAAACAGGCGACCGAATCCTGCGCGGTGACGGCAAACGCCACTTTGAGCATGACGTGCTCTTCCCACCAGTCAGCTCGCGTGCAAAAATCGATGCGATCCAGTCCGTTGTACAGAATGATATCCTGCGTGAAATAGCTGGTGGGATTGTTCGGCGTGGGATAACTTTTTTTCACGCCCGGCTTCAAAAAATCACGCTTGACGCGAACAACGGCGCGAACAGGCCCGGCTTCGACAACTTCAATGCCGCGAAATCGACTATAATAACGCTCGCCAAGTCCGATATTCCAGGCATCCCAATTTTTTGGCGTGTCTTTGAAGAGCTGCAATTCATTGCCTGGGCCAGCGAGATAGTCCCGCTGACTTTTTTTGTCAAAAATGGACGTCAGCCAACCGGTTTGAGAGTCAATTTTTATTCTGAAATTGTCGCTTTCAATTTCTGTGTTTGTGGCTTTGAGCGAACTATTTTTGAGCGACGGCGTTCCTTTTTTTAATGAATAAACGGCATAACCGGTAGCCGGAACATTCTTGGCGATGAAAATTATTTTTGAAGAGTACCGTCCTGCGGAGACGATTTGTACGGGGATTTCTTCATGATTGGGGTCAAAAACCTGGTAATTTTGATTCTTCTCAGCGATTTTCAGCTCAACCACGTCAGTTCGCTCCCAGGGTAACGAATTGTAAATGAGAAGCGGTTTTTCGTTGTTTTTTGTCTTCGTGTTAATTTGTCGAGCTAAAAATTGAAGCCCTTCATCTATTTGATGATTAGCAATTTTCAAACTTTCTTTGTAGGTTTCGCGCGCATCTTTAGACACGGCGTAAATATGGGAACCGGGCAAAACGTCATGAAACTGATTGAACATCACACCGCGCCAGCCATCGCGGAAATCGTTGTAAGGGTATGGCCTTCCAAAAAGATTGGCTAACGATGAAAGTTGCTCGGCATTGCCGAATTGAATTTCTGACAAGCGGTTGTATTTTTTCACCTTCGCCTGCGTGGTGTAAGTGCCGCGATGGTATTCCAGATAAAGCTCATCTTTCCACACCGGCAAACTGCTCAGATCGTGGCGGCGAATCCAGTTGAGGTAATCGGTCGCTCTGCCATATTCCACGCGCGGATAGATGTCTAATTTTTTGAGTTTCTCGATGCGATCGATCATTGCCAGATCCGGGCCTCCGCCGTGGTCCCCGACACCGTAGAGCACGAGTAATTTTTTGAAGCCGGTGTTCGCCTCAAATTGCCGCAGCCAATCCGTCAGTCCGAAGGGATTTTTAATTTCATTCACGTAACTGTTGGGAAAATAGGTGAGCAGCCGCGTGCCGTCCGGGCTTTCCCACCAGAACAGGCGATACGGAAACATGTTGGTGTCGTTCCAGCCAATTTTTTGCGTGATAAAAGCATCAATCCCGGCATCGCGGTAAAACTGAGGCATGTTCCAGTTGTAACCAAACGAGTCGGGATTCCAGCCAATCTTCACGTCAGCGCCGAATTTTTCTTTGAAATACCTTTTTCCGTAAAGCAGTTGACGCGCCCAGGATTCGCCGGAAATCAAATTGCAGTCCGGCTCGACCCACATGCCGCCAACCAATTCCCAGCGACCCTCATTTACGCGCGCCTTGATGCGATTGAAGGTTTCGGGAAAAAGATTTTCCATCCACCAGAACAGTTGAGTTTGGCTCTGCGTGTACGTGAAATCCGGTCGTGCGTCCATCATGTCAAGAACCGAAGTGAACGTATTATGGGCAATATTTATCGTCTCCAGATAGCGCCACAGCCAGGCGCAGTCGATGTGAGCGTTGGAGTCGAAAACCAAAGTGAATTGTTTGGCGAAATCACTGACCGGTTTTAATTTTTCCCGACATGCTTGCAGGGATTGCTCAAATTTTTCCTGATTTCCATTTTCCAGTGCTTTCAAATCAACTGATTTCGCCGCGTCATTGAGAATCTGCCGCAATTCCAGTCGCTTCTCCCGCGGGACGTTGCTGTGATCGATGCCGGTGTCCAATTGAATTCTGCCGGTTTTCAAATAGGTGTCGTCGCTCAGTAATTTTTGCCCCACTTTCAGACTGGTGATGAAGTTTTGCACTTTCTCAGCCAGCGGCTTTACCTGATCCCAAACAAGGGTTGCTTCCAACAATCGCATGGGACCGCCGGTGTTAATGGCTTTGATTGCCACGACGAATTTTTCTCCGGCGCGGGCATTTTTCGTCAGAAGATATTCGCCGGTCCATTTAAACAGTCCTTTTTTCTCGCCGTTGATCCAGCAAAATCCCGCATCATCGACCGAAACGCGCAATGTCAGCCTGCCGCCGTTCACTTTTTTGCCCAGAATACGACGGGGAACGACAATCACTTTGCGCATCCAGGCGGAGTCCGGATAAACTGCATCGTTAATTTTTATCGTTTTCCAATCCCTGTCATTCAGATTCGTGCGGAATCCGTCAGGAATCATTTGCGTGGAAAATTTCCAATTATCAAAGCGAACGGAAAGCAGAGATTCCAATTTTTCGCAAAGTTCATCCACATTGGAAGCTAATGCCGTTGTTGAAAAGGAAAAAATTAGTCCCAACAAGACGACTGATAATATCCGGCGTACTGTTTTCATTTTTTTCCTCGAGATTAAAAATTAGCAAACTGGTCGGAGAAAGTCCCGGGTCAATCCCCCGGCGTTTTAATACCTGCCGGCTCAATCAACATGACTAACGCCCCGTCATTAGATTCAGTCAAATGTTCGACATTTCTGGGAACGAAAACTGCTTCGTTTTCGACCAGTGAGATTTCTTTTTCCTTGAAATGAATTTTCATCTCTCCCTGAATTACCAGAAAAATCTCGTCTTCATCGGTGTGCTTGTGCCAGTGGTATTTGCCTTTGATTTTCACCAGTCGAACCTTGATGTCGCTAATTTGGAACAAATCCAATGGCGCCCACACATTTTTAATCATGTCGCCCATTTCAGTGATGGATACTTTTTTCATGTGACCTCCGGTATTTATTCTTCAAATAATTCTGTTTCTTTGATGAGATTTATTAGAATCGGATTGATATCGTACCAGACATTATCCCACGCGCCGTATTCCGTAATCCAGTATTGGTTGAGAAGACGGGTAAGATCAGCGTTTTCAATTTTCCGTTTGTAAATATGCACGTTCCGCAAAATTTTTCTGTCCTTTTCGGTCAAACCAATTTGATACGTGGCGCGAATCCTGCTTATTGCTTCCTGCAAATTCTCAATATCAATAAATCCGTAGCGAAGTCGCAAGGCAACTTTACAGCATTCCCGCACAATATTTATCAATTCAAACGGTATCCCGCCGCTTAAAAACAAGATTCTTTGCAAAACGTCGGGTTCGATGAGTTTTTCACTAATACGTTTGCTTATTATTTCTTTCAGCGATTCCAGGACAGTCAGATCGATCTTCCCGCCGGCTTGATAAACGGGAAAACTCTCCAAAAAATAAATGTGATTAAAATTTCGATACATGCGAACAAATTCATTTTCATATTTCAACGTGAGCGGAAATGTCAAAATCGAGCACACGTTGAGTTTTGTGACGGCAAGAGATGACGTGATGAAAATTTCACGCGCACTTTCCAGTTCGATTTTGTCGAGATCGGAAATCAAAAGAAGAATTCTTTTCCCTTTAAAAAAAATGAAACGTCTTTTCAAAAATTCTTCAGCGGCGTTGTTGATAGCGCCTATTATTTCGTTTTGTGTCGGCTTCTGTTCCAGACGAGTGACTAACCTGAATTGGCCTTTGTAACTTTGCTGCCCCTGCTCGATTTGTTGCCCTACCCGCGGGTCTAATTGCGCTTGATCCGGATCGACCTCAGCGTATTTGGTTTCCCAGCCTTTCTGGCGATCCACCAGTTTCTGCAAAGTCTCTTTATGGAGTGCCGGTCTTTTTTCTTTGGCAAGATCGGCAATTTTGAATAGCATCGTGGCGAGCAGCCTGTCCGTGTCGACTTTGTAATTGTTAGTCATGTCCCGGGCGGAAAAAAGAATCACATGAAATTTCCGCTCCAGCAGAGATTTAATTTTTCCCAGCTCGGTTGACTTTCCGCAGCCTGGCGGCCCAGACAACAAAAATTTCGGATAATTGGGATCGCGTTTGAGGAGTCTGATGATTTCATCGCGAAATTCCGGCGCCCGATCGACATAAAAAGATTCCAATTCCTTGGCGTCCCACAAAGCATGATGCGGGTCCAGATAGCGGAGCGCTTTTTTCAGGCGACGCGCTTTTTGGGGTTTTGTCTTCCAAAACTTTAAAGAGATCATTTTCAAATCGCTGGTTTTATTTTTTGGCAACTATTCAGGCACCGATAAACGGCATATTTTTTTAACAGCAAAACAATTCTACATCGTCAAATTACGATTAGAGAACGTTTTTGTGAAAAATGTTCACAAAAGAAATTGAAACGATAGCTTGACGGATACCGGGCGAAAATTCGCTTTAGCCTTTTCTGTCCGGTATTGAAATCTGTCCTTCGGTGGAAGCGATGACCGTCGCGCAGGTCGAATCGCCGGAAATATTTACCACCGTGCGGCACATGTCAAGAATTCTGTCCACGCCCAGAATAAGAGCGATTCCTTCCAGCGGCACACCAATGGTTTTCAGCACCATAGTCAGCGTAATCATTCCCACGCCCGGCACGCCTGCCGCGCCGATGGACGCCAAAGTAGCGGTCAGAACAATTGTCAATTGCTGCGTAATGTTCAAATCCATGCCAAAAACCTGGGCGATAAAAACGGCTGCCACGCCCTGATACAGCGCCGTGCCGTCCATGTTGATCGTCGCGCCCAAGGGCAAAACGAAACTGGAAATTTCCTTGGAAACGCCCAAGTTATCCTCCGCGCATTCCATGGTCACCGGCAGCGTGGCGGAGCTGGAACTGGAGCTGAACGCGATTAATTGCGCCGGTCGAATGCCGCGAAAAAAATCACGACTGCGCACTTTGGTGAAAATTTTTAGCAAAATATTGTATGTTAACAAAACATGCAAAATTAATCCGACGAGCACTACGATCGAATATTTGGCAAGCGGCCCCAAAATTCCCAGACCAAATTCGCTGATGATCGCCGCAATCAATGCAAAAACGCCGTAGGGAGCCAGTTCCATGATGAGATTGACGATTTGAATCATGGCGTCGTTGATTCCCTCGAAAAATTTAATCACCGGCGCGGCACGGTCTGCGGGTATCATCGTCAGAGCGATTCCCAACAGCAGAGCGAAAAAGATAATTTGCAGCATTTTGCCATTGGAAAGCGAAT from Calditrichota bacterium includes:
- the smc gene encoding chromosome segregation protein SMC, coding for MYLEKLKLFGFKSFANKTELKFLPGITAIVGPNGCGKSNIVDALRWVLGEQKAGALRSDRMESVIFNGSKSMKPLGMAEVSLVIQNTNGALPVEYSEVVITRRLFRSGESQYLLNNNTCRLKDINDLLMDTGLAPDAYSVIELKMIEQILSGKPEDRRRIFEEAVGITKYKQRRKLTFRKLDATEQDLLRVADIIGEVRSKVNSLHRQVRRAQRYLDLSKNLKESEIRLATHHFSKILTELEPLNQKYEETKRSRESLTAQISFKEAEFEAVQTELIDLEQKLRDEQGRLNEKKNDIQKKEEEILLDRERLKSLAENKIRLEKEIEELRQRIKIRREQLAETSDRRSTTVSELKDLQENYEEEKKKLDELDAELAAKRQTIREAERESLSIMQLIAEKERSLERLRAQLDGQDERIESIEKEKVALQKKITADEAARIEIKNKLEKKISESELLSDEQTELELHAEKLQSEIGELKDSILRTNNQIESVRQKSVFLKDLLENYADYPEGVRYLMTERGNQNKFIGALADKLQVKEEFRRAIEAALGEASTFLVVSDSETAYLGIKDLAETRKGMVTFLPVDKIQPLQSDAKVKDIPGLVGRADELAQSDEKLRPAVKSLLGLYLVFRDLASAKKARDRADLKLFHFVTLDGENLYTWGGIRGGKKGSESESIVGRQAQLQQLQQREQELYNELDKAAKSLRQKEQEYEAAAQRVSSLLKTTKNVQEEIRQIQIELSQTDYRIQQAKLNLQRFDGEIQSIQQNQQTLALQVQEIEPELAAVAETHQTAKNKIDVHVKDLQEVEQQRNKQSEKVNRLNISIVEIAGNEKNLLQTAEQTERLIREHDRAIGDREQELVKNKDTKEELDARIEELSESLSGDYAAKEEIEKRASRLESEAQTLREKIDAKSKEARELRSQREKISDEIHQLELRISELRIRGDNLYRQILEEYDHELKQEAIDENYDAEVDEKEIDAVKQKIKNLGPVNMLALNEYEKEKERLDFLEKQQEDLISAEQNLKETIEHINKSAQDKFDAIFNDIRENFITVFKQFFPEGQADLVIEQDGDPLDANIEIVANPKGKKMESLTLLSQGEKAMTAISLLFGIYLVKPSPICILDEVDAPLDDNNVNRFLKTLDDFSDHTQFLVVTHNKMTMKAANSLYGVTMEESGISKIVSVKLE
- a CDS encoding GWxTD domain-containing protein, producing the protein MKKNRLFYLVATLLLFLSTIPLLAQQDTLSFITEDQFHFSYDFCFFRSQHNYVLMELYYSILRKNLEFVPDSVGWRADFVCVAEIWKDDSLMLQTPWPNVDLIDSVAEIKPGQRLYGVGYFALMPDDYVLKVFMQDRNSGFKRSYQQQVHVDSFSVNHLAMSDIQLASQIQRTDRKNRFSKNGFTVIPNSDRFYGSGLPMLMFYSEIYNLKNVDEPDTSKYAVKYCILDSDGQLVREFPEKIRRKPGNTAVEVSGMNIISFPSGTYFFELKVRDLFNKSEVSRKSKFFIFRKGDLAASDSAVNARARKKFEAAYARVYQEMTEEQINEEFGAAAYIASGEEKKIFKKLDSKGKQSFMVEFWKKRDQTPETAKNEFRDHYLKLVNTANQKFREMKHGWRTDRGRILLLYGVPDEIERFPYSAENKPYVIWKYFSIQGGVIFVFVDKRELGRYELVHSTARGELNDPDWQRWIRPTN
- a CDS encoding ATP-binding protein: MMDINQIINLQLYPRDLSSEIAEWMGTDHILLITGSRQVGKTSLLYLLIQMLVKKGVQKERIYYFDLEDFSLLETFNEGRLSFERYLRALGENFERRIYVFIDEIQYMSNPTNFLKLVHDRYKNIKIICSGSSTLDIQRKFKDSLVGRKLVFELFPLSFTEFLSFKQQNKLLNILREYKITDWSAAQKLPDILPIFKQELVYFFDEYNRFGGYPAGVLEEDYNRKIVLINEIYQSYVRKDIKQLFAIENLPAFNKLIKLIGFQIGQLINVKELAASASAGWRTMEKYLFILENTFIIKLVPPFFANKRKEIVKMPKVFFHDNGLRNQIVKNLNPLESRADAGQLVENFIFQQLYRKLRVTDDLKFWRTLSKNEVDFVIESDEIVPIKVKYRTFHSPMAPKGMQTFIQKYNSKKAFVITKNYIGESTKQGCRIIFLPAYLFV